The Chthonomonas sp. genomic sequence TGGGCGGACAAGGGGAGGTCCCGACTTACGGGCGCTTCCACTTCCGCGAGAAGCTGGACTACTTCGCTGAGTACTGGGGCATTCCGCTGATGGCGATCACGGGGCTCATCCTGTGGTTCCCGGTGTACTTCGGAAACGTGCTGCCGCCGATCGCGATCCCTATCGCCTTCATCGCGCATTCGTACGAAGCGGTCCTGGCATTCATCGCCATCCTGACCTGGCACCTTTACAATAGCTACTTTAACCCCAACCACTTCGCGCTGAGTCAGCCGTGGAACATCGGCCTGCTCTCGCACGACGACATGCACCACAAGCACCCGTTGGAGATCCGGTCGGTACTGCAGAATGGAGCAGAGACGCCAGATACGGAGAGCCCCAGCGACACAGCTCCTGAGCCTCCCGAGGAGTGACTCGAATCCTAAGTAAGCCAAAAGACGGGGCCCGCTTCCTAATCGAAGCGGGCCCCGTCTCTTTTTGCCGCCGGCTACTTGGCCGGCTCTTCTTCCTCTTCTTCGTGGCCGTGGCACTCCTTGCACGGCGTGTTCTTCCATTCGTCGCCGATATCCACCGGGTGTTCGAACTCCATGCCCGCGAAATTCGTCTTGGTCTGTCCTGGCTTGCCCTGCGAGACGAAGGTGTGGCACGTGTTGCAGTCCTTGCTGATGACCTTCCCTTTGTCACTGGTCAACTTACCGTTGTGGCAACGGAAGCACCCGTTTCCACGCAGGTGATCCAGGTTGTCGTTATGCGACCGCCAGTCCGTGCGCATCTCCGGGAAGTAGTTCTGCTTGTAGATCGCTTGGATCGAGACAATGGCCGCCTCGAGCTTCGATGCGCCGGTGGCCATGAAGTCGGCGTACGTTTCCTTGTAGTACGCCCGGAGTTCCGTCGCGATCTTGGTTAGAGCTTCGGGCTTAGTCGCATACTTGGCGTCGAGGACCTCGACTGCCTTGGCCTTGATCTCAGGAACGGTCTTGTCTATCAACCCCGTCGAGAGGGCAGTATCAACTGACTGGCTGGCCGGGTGGAAGATGTGGGTCGGCCGGTTGTGGCAATCAATGCAGTCCACGACGCGGCGCTGACCACTCTTCACCTGTGCTTCGGTCAATTTGGCGGTCGCGTCGCGATAGATTGTCACTGCGCCGCTCTTGTCCTTCATCTCCACGTAGGGAATGATTTGCCGCTCGCGATCCGTGGCGATGTACGAGATGGTGCTGTCCAAGTACATGTGGGCATGAATTCCCTGCGCCTGCGCCCCTTCCCCGCCGCCGATCTTCACGAGCATGCTCGTAGTGTGCTCGGTGTTCTCCTCATCGGAAAGGAAGTAGTCGTGGGTCCGCACCTTTTGCGTGAAGAAGTGCTTGGGCCAGTGGCACTGCTCGCAAGTCTCCTTCGCGGGGCGAAGGTTGGCGATGGGGGTTTTGATCGGCCGCTCGTACTTGTTGAAGATCGTGGAGTAGACCTGGTATGAGCCGGAGAGCTTGGATTTCACGTACCAGTCCACACCTTCCCCGATGTGGCAGCCCGCGCACGTGACACGAGCGTGAGGCGAGCCTTGGTACGCCGTGTACTCAGGCTCCATGACGCTGTGGCACGTGGTTCCGCAGAACTGGACCGACTCGGTGTACTCGTAACCCTTGTAACTCCCGAACCCTGAGAGCGCGGTGAGCACCAATCCGCCCAACGCCACCGAAGTCGCGATGAATCGGTGCCGCGGCTGGTTCAGGTCGATGACGGGCAACTCAGCGGGGAGTTCCCCGCGCTTCTGTCTCCGGCGTGCGCGCCAAAGGCCGATGGCGGCAATGAACAGCCCAAAGAACATCATGCCCGGCAGGGCGATGTAGGTCACCAGGCCGCTGTACGAGTTGGCAAAGCCGCCGAATAGGTCGAAGCAGATGAGAATCACCGCGAGGATGAACATCACCGTGGCGAAGGTCATCCCGAACAGGGTGGTCGCATTATAGAAAATTGCAGGTAGTCGACGTTTCATCGTGTTGTAGTCCACGCGATCTGTCTAGTCGATACCCATAACCTGGCCGCGCAGAGTCCTTAGTCGAATTATGGCCACACTGAACCTGGATCTAGCGAAAACCGGGTCACTTTCTCAGTGAACCAGCGAAATATGGGGTGTAATCTAGGTCGCACTTTCTCGAGAGCGTGGTTAATCACTAACGAGAGTCCATAATGTCAGCTTTTGTAAAGTTTCAAGATCCAGTTTCGACCTTCTGGCTCGTCACCGAGCGATGCATTGTTGGGAGCCCCGGGGAGGGCGATCATCGGCATACGAGCTTGCTGATGGGTGATCCGACCGAACCCGCGCAGGTGGGCGACGTGGTCACGGCGTACTCGAACGCCGACGGCGAGACTGTGAGTTGGATCGTCGAGTCCGTGCACCAAGTGCAGGCTCCCGAGGCAACGCCGGGCCAACCGCGCGAACTTCTCACCATCTCCACGTGGCGACCGGTGTCGTACGGTTGGGACACGAACGTTTTGACCGTCGGCACGGACGAGTGACAACCGGGTGCCCTAGGGAGCTATATAGACACGCAACTGCGACCCTTACGCTCTGCTCATCCGCAGATCGTGCATCTATTAATAACAGTTCCCGTGTAGTTCGGTGTTCGATTTCGAATACGAGCGGATCCCGCTCAGTTCTCTGGCGGGAAGACTGCTCCTACGACAGTGTGAAAGCTCTCGAAATCGGGGAACTCATGGTCCTCGATGACCTGCGTGATGCCGTCCCAGGGTGTGCACTTGATTCTGATCCGAATGCCTCTCGCATCGAAGAGTGGCTCGGTCTCGTCATCCAGTTCCACGTCCTCACGGGTCATACAGAGGATGCGCTCCGACTCGTAGGTCTCTATAACCTTTGACTTGATATCGACACCCATCAAAGGCCAGTGAATTGCTTGCTCTGGAGGGACTATTGCCATGGCCAATGTCCTGGATTGTTCGTGAGATGAAGATGTGGCAACTTCCACGGCGGTGCCGGAACTCGACGGTGGCCGTTACTTGAACCCTTTTGCAGCCACGGCTGAATGTCGAAACGAAACCACGTTTCACCGTTGCAAGTAAACTGCAAGCCTCCTCCCCCGGTATTCTTGTACGGTCCTTGAAATGACCGGTTGATACCACCAGATTTCATAATGCCTGCTGCTACGAGGCAACCCATCGCAACTTCGGTAAGATGCTTCGCTTCGGTATTGCCGGGCATCGTTTCCGACGTCACTCAAGATCTGTTGCATACGTTAGTTCCTTTACAACAAGCTCCTCTATCACAGCGAACAACTCCTTGCCATTGCGATCCGTCAAGTACCAGTAGTCAGACGTCCATTTTGGCGTATTGCAGTACTCAACGTAACGGACGAGCTCAAGGACATTCGGGCACTCATAACGTACCTCTGAGAGATGCGGCTTCACGTACACCAGCACGGGCCATTCTATTTGTGCGTCGATCATTCCCATGGAAGATGTCTGTCAGCTCCTCCCCCGGGAGGACGTGGTCCTGGTGGGAAGTCCCTATGCCAGTGTGGCCATTTGTACCAGGGTTGCCCTCTCCAAGGGTGAACCTCAACGCGAAACCAGGGGTCACCATTCCGAGTTACCTTCAGCCCGCCACCCCCAGTGTTCTTGTACGGACCTTGAAACTCTCCATTCACCCCTCCGCCTTTCATTGCGCCCGCAGCTATCAGACACACCATAGCCACTTCGGTAAGATGCTTTGCTTCCGTATAGCCCGGTTCATCGTCATGCGACCCGTCATCACCAATTCCGAACTTTGAACCGTTCCGTAGTGCATGACCGGCGGTTTCCAGGCCGTCGTTTACCGCGTTTAGAGCAGCTTCATAGACCTCGTCGCTTGCGTCCCCGTCTCCAGTTAACAACCAACGATCGAAGTTCCAGAGTCCTTGGGGGTCTACTCCTTGAACAGAATCATTAGAACAATAGCCGTAGTGATTGAAACCTCCCCTGAATCCAATCGGATCCCTGGTAACCCACCTACCGTTCGCGGGGTCGTAGTATCGGTGTTGGCAGTAGTACAACCCTGTTTCAGTATCGAGCTTGTACCCCCAACGAGCATTGTAACCGAACCTCAGCAGATCTGCAGCAGAGCTTGCACCATTAGAGTACACAAAGTTTCGCTGGCCCCAAGCGTTATACGCCGAATGGATCAGCGGTTCATCGGCGTACCGTGCCCCCGAGAACAGACAATGAACCGCGTTGCCTTGCCAGTCGAACTGGTAATCCCCAACGACCGGGATCGTGCCCGAAAGCTTGCTCCAGCGAGTCACCAAGCCATCCGGCGCAAAGATATTCATCCCCACCATCGTCCCATCAGCCTTGGTCTCCAGAACCGCGTTGCCTTGATCGTAGTAACAAAACGTCTTGGCACCCGTCGCGGTCTTGCGCGTCCAGGCGCGCAATCCATCGGCCCGGTAACCCGCACCCCAGACCTGAGCCCCTGCTGGGAACGCCGTAAGACGGTTCTCCTCATCGTAACTGGCGCTACCGCTCGAATAGGTCGTCGGG encodes the following:
- a CDS encoding NapC/NirT family cytochrome c — translated: MKRRLPAIFYNATTLFGMTFATVMFILAVILICFDLFGGFANSYSGLVTYIALPGMMFFGLFIAAIGLWRARRRQKRGELPAELPVIDLNQPRHRFIATSVALGGLVLTALSGFGSYKGYEYTESVQFCGTTCHSVMEPEYTAYQGSPHARVTCAGCHIGEGVDWYVKSKLSGSYQVYSTIFNKYERPIKTPIANLRPAKETCEQCHWPKHFFTQKVRTHDYFLSDEENTEHTTSMLVKIGGGEGAQAQGIHAHMYLDSTISYIATDRERQIIPYVEMKDKSGAVTIYRDATAKLTEAQVKSGQRRVVDCIDCHNRPTHIFHPASQSVDTALSTGLIDKTVPEIKAKAVEVLDAKYATKPEALTKIATELRAYYKETYADFMATGASKLEAAIVSIQAIYKQNYFPEMRTDWRSHNDNLDHLRGNGCFRCHNGKLTSDKGKVISKDCNTCHTFVSQGKPGQTKTNFAGMEFEHPVDIGDEWKNTPCKECHGHEEEEEEPAK
- a CDS encoding RHS repeat-associated core domain-containing protein, with the protein product PTTYSSGSASYDEENRLTAFPAGAQVWGAGYRADGLRAWTRKTATGAKTFCYYDQGNAVLETKADGTMVGMNIFAPDGLVTRWSKLSGTIPVVGDYQFDWQGNAVHCLFSGARYADEPLIHSAYNAWGQRNFVYSNGASSAADLLRFGYNARWGYKLDTETGLYYCQHRYYDPANGRWVTRDPIGFRGGFNHYGYCSNDSVQGVDPQGLWNFDRWLLTGDGDASDEVYEAALNAVNDGLETAGHALRNGSKFGIGDDGSHDDEPGYTEAKHLTEVAMVCLIAAGAMKGGGVNGEFQGPYKNTGGGGLKVTRNGDPWFRVEVHPWRGQPWYKWPHWHRDFPPGPRPPGGGADRHLPWE